The following proteins are encoded in a genomic region of Mahella australiensis 50-1 BON:
- a CDS encoding lytic transglycosylase domain-containing protein, translating to MRGRIIALVFVGIIIVGILVYHLPYFQRIIYPLEYDEYIWPTAYEHGIDPRLVAAVIYVESRFQPEARSHKHAMGLMQITPDTGRWIAQRLGISGYHENMLNDPKTNIRFGVWYIEDLKREFDDDMVLVLAAYNAGRGNVKQWLEKGLIEQGKGTDGIPFAETKEYVAKVMDAYEHYKGLYND from the coding sequence ATGAGGGGACGTATAATTGCTTTAGTTTTTGTAGGAATTATTATTGTTGGTATTCTGGTTTATCATTTGCCGTACTTCCAGCGTATAATCTATCCACTGGAATATGATGAGTATATATGGCCTACGGCATATGAACATGGTATAGACCCACGGTTGGTGGCTGCGGTTATATACGTGGAGAGTAGATTTCAACCTGAAGCTCGGTCTCATAAACATGCTATGGGCCTTATGCAGATAACACCGGATACCGGCCGATGGATAGCGCAGCGTCTCGGTATAAGCGGATACCATGAGAATATGTTAAATGACCCTAAAACGAATATAAGATTTGGCGTATGGTATATTGAAGATCTGAAACGGGAATTCGATGATGATATGGTGTTGGTATTGGCGGCATATAATGCAGGACGAGGCAATGTAAAGCAATGGCTGGAAAAAGGCTTGATCGAGCAAGGAAAAGGTACAGATGGCATACCGTTTGCTGAAACCAAGGAATATGTGGCTAAGGTTATGGATGCTTATGAGCATTATAAAGGATTATATAACGATTAA
- a CDS encoding response regulator: MIGLLIVDDEETIRQGLRDYIPWNEMGINILGTAEDGINALEKIKELKPDIVMADIRMPRMDGLQLAQRLKNIAPEIKMIFLTGYDDFSYAKQAVTLNVEDYILKPVSRNDLIECIQRVKNKLLDEEKEREERTALRKHIAESLPFLKAWFFSAVEQKDDIWQRLSAINIDLEEEAFIAMVVTIDDVNIQDADGDYYALFKLYNSIKLILDETENTKSVAFFEDRTFTIILSFPCNITQNIMGDIVLNIAYKIKDLLDYALDGSYTIGVGQLVNDIKYIESSYKGALEACEHRFYMGEKQIIYISDVEPAIKEQRHKMPEGEEFMTIVKVGDEQRAKAFLRDMFEDMRDRREDIDIVKRACLELIVYTSRAMYEIGERPEVLFSKTDPWYEINRRFTIDQLYDFMAGVIDVVMGHLSIQRKSRNQKIVDEVKSIIATEYAKDISLETVAGKVYISPCYLSSIFSQEAGITFKEYLIEVRIDKAKELLKEPSVKIYEVAESVGYNDSHYFSQLFKKYTGLTPAQYRDSQI; this comes from the coding sequence ATGATTGGTCTGCTAATAGTAGATGATGAGGAGACTATAAGACAAGGACTTAGGGATTATATCCCGTGGAATGAGATGGGCATAAATATCCTGGGCACAGCAGAAGATGGTATAAACGCTTTAGAGAAAATAAAGGAACTAAAACCAGATATTGTAATGGCGGATATAAGGATGCCGCGTATGGACGGTTTGCAGCTAGCCCAACGGCTTAAAAATATAGCTCCGGAAATAAAGATGATATTTCTTACTGGCTATGATGATTTTTCCTATGCTAAACAAGCTGTAACCTTGAACGTAGAAGATTATATATTAAAGCCGGTTTCTCGCAACGACCTTATAGAATGTATACAAAGGGTCAAAAATAAGTTGCTCGATGAAGAAAAAGAGCGCGAGGAAAGAACGGCGTTGAGGAAACATATTGCGGAGAGCTTGCCTTTTCTAAAAGCATGGTTTTTTAGCGCTGTTGAACAGAAAGATGATATATGGCAAAGATTATCAGCCATAAATATAGATCTTGAAGAAGAGGCATTCATAGCCATGGTTGTAACCATAGACGATGTAAATATCCAAGATGCGGATGGCGACTATTATGCCTTGTTTAAATTGTATAATAGTATAAAACTCATACTCGATGAAACAGAGAATACGAAATCAGTGGCATTTTTCGAGGATCGTACTTTTACGATTATATTGAGTTTCCCTTGTAATATTACTCAGAATATTATGGGCGATATTGTACTCAATATAGCATATAAGATAAAAGACTTACTGGATTATGCCCTCGATGGCTCATATACTATAGGGGTAGGACAGTTGGTAAATGATATAAAATATATTGAAAGTAGTTATAAAGGTGCTCTGGAAGCCTGTGAACATAGATTCTATATGGGGGAAAAACAGATCATATATATAAGCGATGTAGAGCCTGCGATAAAAGAACAGCGGCATAAAATGCCTGAAGGTGAAGAATTTATGACTATTGTTAAGGTGGGCGATGAACAAAGGGCCAAAGCTTTTTTAAGAGATATGTTTGAAGATATGAGAGACCGACGCGAGGATATCGATATTGTAAAAAGAGCATGCCTGGAGCTTATTGTATATACGTCCAGGGCTATGTATGAGATAGGTGAACGTCCGGAAGTGCTCTTTAGCAAAACCGATCCATGGTATGAGATAAATAGGCGTTTTACAATAGATCAGCTATATGATTTTATGGCTGGTGTGATAGATGTTGTAATGGGACATTTATCCATACAAAGGAAATCCAGAAATCAAAAAATAGTAGACGAGGTAAAGAGTATAATAGCTACAGAATATGCCAAGGATATCTCGTTGGAAACAGTGGCGGGAAAGGTATATATATCACCGTGTTATTTAAGCTCTATTTTCAGTCAGGAGGCTGGGATAACATTTAAAGAATACCTTATAGAGGTGCGTATAGATAAGGCTAAAGAATTATTGAAAGAGCCATCTGTTAAAATATACGAAGTCGCGGAAAGCGTGGGCTATAACGATTCGCATTATTTTAGCCAGTTATTCAAAAAATATACAGGACTTACACCTGCTCAATATCGTGATTCTCAAATATAA
- a CDS encoding SIMPL domain-containing protein, translating into MNNKFLAIATVAVAAVAIILAIGIFGISDGQEADKAKVMYAADDVKIDKSILTAAGEGKVMAKPDRATINMGVQIDDKDAKTAQTQNAQKMDAVVKKLKALGISDEDIKTSQYNVFPQYDYSEDKSTLRGYQVVNMVNVTIKDTAKLGDIIDQATQAGANRMDSIAFTISEPDKYYNEAIAKAIEQAKEKANVMANTAGVKIKATINVSETTAGYQPVYDMGGMEYAKDLATTAAAPTPIASGQLEVKANVVVTFEIQ; encoded by the coding sequence ATGAATAATAAATTTTTAGCAATAGCTACGGTAGCGGTAGCGGCGGTGGCTATAATTTTGGCCATAGGTATATTCGGCATAAGTGACGGGCAAGAAGCAGATAAAGCAAAGGTAATGTATGCGGCAGATGATGTCAAAATCGATAAATCTATACTCACCGCAGCAGGTGAGGGTAAAGTGATGGCTAAACCGGACAGAGCCACTATAAACATGGGCGTACAGATAGACGACAAAGATGCTAAGACGGCTCAGACACAAAATGCTCAAAAGATGGATGCTGTGGTGAAAAAGCTGAAGGCTTTAGGTATAAGCGATGAGGACATAAAGACCTCACAGTACAATGTATTTCCACAGTATGATTATAGTGAGGATAAATCCACGCTCAGAGGTTATCAAGTGGTAAATATGGTCAACGTTACTATAAAAGACACTGCTAAACTGGGTGATATAATCGATCAAGCAACACAGGCTGGCGCCAATCGGATGGATAGTATTGCCTTTACTATAAGCGAGCCGGATAAGTATTATAACGAGGCTATAGCCAAAGCCATAGAGCAGGCCAAGGAAAAAGCCAACGTCATGGCTAATACGGCAGGCGTGAAGATAAAGGCTACTATAAATGTAAGCGAAACTACGGCAGGATATCAGCCGGTATACGATATGGGGGGAATGGAATATGCTAAGGATCTAGCCACGACCGCTGCTGCTCCTACTCCCATAGCTTCAGGCCAGCTAGAAGTTAAAGCCAATGTAGTAGTGACATTTGAGATACAATGA
- a CDS encoding sensor histidine kinase, giving the protein MLIKRLNDMPLRDKLMVSYFIILALALSIFGAFAFERASAVIKQQVQASTQQTVIQAKNNLQSYMRDVENVLMKIHVDSTVQNVLGKPQPNNGFQLNRDIKNLESAILGADIFRKKTSSIQLFAFNKADYPSINLGDSIFSSNDVEQEDWFRRTVEMGGKIYWYINGRQICSARLIIDVSDPRRVLGVVNASVDITQFLGGVDRIRIGKTGKVFLVNDDRIIAGTESELTRMLSNEPGFFSTIYENKQGSVFKGLNKNEYLIIYDELIGPKLKVVGTVPTSELVENIGIIRNALFLIAAISLIIAFLSSIFISYKISAPIYALADRMKSFDSDQYTKVPVYSNDEIGEIYNSFNKMLERIQQLIDEVNEQSRREKEAEMKALQAQINPHFLYNTLDSINWLAIKAGADDISLMVNSLANFLRFSLNKGREFISIANELEQVRSYIIIQKFRFKNKFDVIYHIHEEVLSYTIIKLTLQPLVENAINHGFDGIEYKGLIEIKAYKDEKYIHLQVNDNGKGADIDSLNKMLLEGGGESMNEMGYGIRNVNERLKLYFGEGCGLYFEDSQYGGITANIKVRAVLFGRMEEG; this is encoded by the coding sequence ATGCTGATAAAGCGGCTAAATGATATGCCCCTTAGAGATAAGCTGATGGTGTCTTATTTTATAATATTGGCATTGGCCCTGTCAATATTTGGAGCTTTTGCTTTTGAAAGAGCATCCGCTGTTATAAAGCAGCAAGTACAGGCTTCCACTCAACAAACTGTTATTCAAGCGAAGAATAATTTGCAGTCTTATATGCGGGACGTGGAAAATGTTTTGATGAAAATCCATGTTGATTCAACTGTACAAAATGTATTGGGTAAGCCTCAGCCGAATAATGGTTTTCAGCTAAACAGAGATATCAAAAACTTGGAAAGTGCTATATTAGGAGCCGATATTTTCAGGAAAAAAACATCTTCTATTCAATTGTTTGCGTTTAATAAGGCTGACTATCCTTCTATAAATTTAGGTGATTCTATATTTTCCAGCAATGATGTAGAGCAGGAGGATTGGTTTAGACGTACGGTTGAAATGGGCGGAAAGATATATTGGTATATAAATGGGAGGCAGATATGCTCGGCGCGCCTTATAATAGACGTTAGCGATCCTCGACGCGTATTAGGAGTAGTAAATGCCAGTGTAGATATAACACAATTTCTTGGAGGAGTGGATAGGATAAGAATTGGTAAAACAGGCAAGGTATTCCTTGTAAACGATGATAGAATAATAGCCGGTACAGAAAGCGAATTGACGCGTATGCTAAGCAATGAACCGGGCTTTTTTTCTACGATATATGAAAATAAGCAAGGCAGTGTGTTCAAAGGATTAAACAAAAATGAATATTTAATAATATATGATGAACTGATCGGCCCAAAATTAAAAGTGGTAGGCACCGTACCTACTTCAGAACTTGTGGAAAATATAGGAATAATACGCAATGCTTTATTTTTAATAGCAGCTATAAGCCTTATTATCGCTTTTTTATCATCTATATTTATTTCGTATAAAATATCGGCGCCTATATATGCATTAGCTGATCGTATGAAGAGCTTTGACAGCGATCAATATACCAAGGTTCCCGTATATTCAAATGACGAGATAGGCGAGATCTATAATAGTTTTAACAAAATGCTGGAAAGAATCCAGCAGCTTATAGATGAGGTCAATGAACAAAGCCGCAGAGAGAAAGAGGCTGAAATGAAAGCTTTGCAGGCCCAGATAAATCCGCACTTTTTATATAACACCCTTGATTCTATAAATTGGCTGGCTATAAAAGCTGGGGCTGACGATATAAGCCTTATGGTCAATTCATTGGCCAATTTTCTTCGTTTTAGCCTGAATAAAGGCAGAGAATTTATCAGCATAGCTAATGAACTGGAACAGGTAAGAAGTTACATTATTATTCAAAAGTTCCGGTTTAAAAACAAATTCGATGTGATCTATCATATCCATGAAGAAGTATTATCGTATACCATAATAAAGCTCACACTTCAACCACTAGTAGAAAATGCTATAAACCATGGCTTTGATGGAATAGAGTATAAGGGATTGATTGAAATAAAAGCCTATAAAGATGAAAAGTATATTCATCTTCAAGTTAACGACAATGGCAAAGGCGCTGATATAGACAGCTTAAACAAAATGCTGCTTGAAGGCGGGGGAGAGTCGATGAATGAGATGGGGTATGGTATACGAAATGTCAATGAACGCCTTAAGCTTTATTTTGGAGAGGGCTGCGGTTTGTACTTTGAGGATAGCCAATATGGAGGAATAACAGCAAATATTAAGGTGCGCGCCGTACTATTCGGGCGGATGGAGGAAGGCTGA
- the polA gene encoding DNA polymerase I has protein sequence MSDKIMLIDGNSLLNRAFYALPMLTNAEGQYTNGVYGFLTMLYKVMEQEKPTHIAVAFDRKAPTFRHEQYDGYKAKRTGMPDEMASQLPVLKEVLTAMNIRIFEMDGYEADDILGTLANMAHQKGMEVVLVTGDRDALQLVKPDVKVIITKRGITDVEVCDEQAITQRYGIKPEQLIDVKGLMGDASDNIPGVPGIGEKTALRLIKQFGSLESVLEHIDDVSGDKLKKLLTEYREQAIMSKQLGAIQCCVPIDDDLDKCRCKGPDAVKLKEIYQRLDFKSLLSKIPQNNDEEFADKDPIGSDVYNVGDDDIEQLGKDLSNVNELCVYSNDVLSLSEDELKVYNISVKQSVPDIVAAVLSNPKVHKHVYDAKRLIVSMNKSHINVKGIDFDAMIAAYLLDPSQSNYDIKRLVKQYLEIDDDAASHAGYLWRLMNIMLPQIKENEMNALFYDIEMPLTRVLADMEINGFTVDVQMLKELADDFERMIDGLTKEIYALAGEEFNINSPKQLGAILFEKLKLPVGKKTKTGYSTDIEVLKQLQLQHDIVPKIIDYRQLTKLKSTYIDGLMNMADPITHKIHSKFNQTVTVTGRISSTEPNLQNIPVKTELGHQIRKAFVPSSSDYLLLDADYSQIELRVLAHMSQDQNMIDAFLKGQDIHARTASEVFGIPLEQVTPLMRSRAKAVNFGIVYGISDFGLARNIGISRSEAKQYIEQYFARYNGVRRFMDETIQFAKKHGYVTTMFKRRRYLPELASSNRTVRSFGERAAMNTPIQGTAADIIKKAMVDIYNALKENEYRSKLILQVHDELIIEVHRDEVDEIRDLVKDKMEGVVKMDVPLVADIHVGENWYDAK, from the coding sequence ATGAGCGACAAGATCATGCTGATAGACGGTAATAGTTTATTAAACAGGGCATTCTACGCTTTGCCGATGCTTACTAATGCTGAAGGACAATATACCAATGGTGTGTATGGCTTTTTAACAATGCTCTATAAAGTTATGGAACAGGAGAAGCCGACGCACATAGCTGTGGCGTTCGACCGAAAGGCTCCTACTTTCCGTCATGAGCAGTACGATGGTTATAAAGCCAAGAGAACCGGTATGCCAGATGAGATGGCTAGCCAACTGCCTGTTTTAAAAGAAGTATTGACAGCCATGAATATAAGAATATTTGAGATGGATGGTTATGAAGCCGATGACATACTTGGGACATTGGCAAATATGGCACATCAGAAAGGTATGGAAGTGGTGTTGGTAACAGGTGACAGAGATGCATTGCAGTTGGTCAAACCTGACGTAAAAGTTATTATAACCAAGAGAGGCATAACCGATGTAGAGGTTTGTGATGAACAAGCTATTACCCAAAGATACGGTATAAAACCAGAACAGCTTATCGATGTTAAGGGACTTATGGGGGATGCCTCGGACAATATACCTGGTGTGCCGGGCATAGGTGAAAAGACCGCTTTAAGGCTTATAAAACAATTCGGTAGCCTGGAGAGTGTATTAGAGCATATAGATGATGTGTCTGGGGATAAATTAAAAAAGCTGCTGACAGAATATAGGGAACAGGCCATCATGAGCAAGCAACTGGGTGCTATACAATGCTGCGTGCCTATAGATGATGATCTGGATAAATGCCGCTGCAAGGGCCCTGATGCAGTTAAGCTTAAAGAAATTTACCAAAGGCTGGATTTTAAGTCGTTATTGTCGAAGATACCTCAGAACAACGATGAAGAATTTGCAGATAAAGATCCCATTGGATCTGATGTATACAATGTGGGTGATGATGATATAGAACAGTTGGGCAAAGATTTAAGCAATGTAAATGAGTTATGCGTGTATTCCAACGACGTATTATCCTTATCCGAGGACGAGCTGAAAGTATATAATATTTCTGTTAAACAATCAGTGCCGGATATAGTAGCCGCTGTTTTATCTAATCCAAAAGTACATAAACACGTATACGATGCTAAAAGACTGATAGTCTCTATGAATAAATCCCATATAAATGTCAAAGGCATAGACTTTGATGCTATGATAGCTGCTTATTTATTAGATCCGTCACAGAGTAATTACGATATAAAGCGCCTTGTCAAACAATATCTCGAGATAGATGACGATGCCGCATCGCATGCGGGCTACTTGTGGCGTTTGATGAATATCATGCTACCGCAGATAAAGGAAAATGAAATGAATGCTCTTTTCTATGATATAGAAATGCCGTTGACGCGCGTACTGGCTGATATGGAGATAAATGGATTTACTGTAGATGTTCAAATGCTGAAAGAATTGGCCGATGATTTTGAAAGAATGATAGATGGATTGACTAAGGAAATATATGCGTTGGCTGGAGAAGAATTTAATATAAATTCGCCTAAACAATTGGGCGCTATACTATTTGAAAAGTTGAAACTCCCGGTGGGCAAAAAGACCAAAACCGGTTATTCCACCGATATAGAAGTACTGAAGCAATTGCAGCTCCAGCATGATATAGTTCCCAAAATAATAGATTATCGGCAATTGACCAAACTAAAGTCTACATATATAGACGGGCTGATGAATATGGCTGATCCCATAACGCATAAGATCCATTCAAAGTTTAATCAAACTGTTACGGTGACTGGTCGTATAAGCAGTACAGAACCCAATTTGCAGAATATACCGGTGAAAACCGAATTGGGCCATCAGATACGCAAGGCATTTGTCCCGAGTTCATCCGATTATCTGCTGCTCGATGCCGATTATTCTCAAATAGAACTGCGCGTATTGGCGCATATGTCGCAGGATCAAAACATGATAGATGCTTTCTTAAAAGGGCAGGATATTCATGCGCGCACCGCCTCGGAGGTATTTGGCATCCCGTTGGAACAGGTAACGCCGCTGATGAGGAGTAGGGCTAAAGCGGTCAATTTTGGTATAGTATATGGCATAAGCGATTTCGGTTTGGCCAGGAACATAGGTATTAGCCGCAGCGAGGCAAAACAATATATAGAGCAATATTTTGCCCGCTATAACGGTGTAAGGCGTTTTATGGATGAAACCATACAATTTGCAAAGAAACATGGTTATGTTACCACTATGTTTAAACGTCGCCGTTATTTGCCGGAATTAGCATCGTCTAACCGCACCGTTCGATCCTTTGGCGAACGGGCGGCTATGAATACACCTATACAAGGCACTGCTGCCGATATAATAAAGAAGGCCATGGTTGATATTTATAACGCTCTTAAAGAAAATGAATATCGTTCCAAACTGATACTCCAGGTGCACGACGAGCTTATAATAGAAGTGCATAGAGATGAGGTAGATGAAATAAGGGATTTGGTTAAAGATAAGATGGAGGGCGTGGTGAAGATGGATGTGCCGCTGGTCGCCGACATACATGTCGGAGAAAACTGGTACGATGCCAAATGA
- a CDS encoding NAD(P)-dependent alcohol dehydrogenase gives MMEKMKVARMVGIRDMRMEQEDIPTIEDDEVLVKIEYVGICGSDVHYYEYGRIGDHVVNKPLILGHECAGTVVEVGKDVVSLKAGDRVALEPGRTCGKCWYCKTGRYNLCRDVVFMATPPVDGAFAEYVAYPADMAFKLPDNVSTMEGALVEPLAVGIHAANQADVRLGQSVAILGAGCIGLMAFKAVKAMGAGDVYITDTIDSRLQFAAKYGAKVFNPRNEDVVASIQGLTNDEGSDIVIETAGAIPSTRQTIDIVRRGGTIVLVGLVPDGEVSLNVARLIDKEAQIKTVFRYRNIYPSAIKAIADGNIDVKSMVTNTFDFDDVKQAFDYVVSNKSEVIKAVIKME, from the coding sequence ATGATGGAGAAGATGAAGGTGGCTCGTATGGTGGGTATAAGGGATATGCGCATGGAGCAGGAAGATATACCGACTATAGAAGATGATGAAGTGCTCGTGAAGATCGAGTACGTAGGTATATGTGGTTCTGATGTGCACTATTATGAATATGGGCGTATAGGAGATCATGTGGTGAATAAACCGCTCATACTTGGCCATGAGTGCGCCGGTACAGTGGTAGAAGTGGGCAAGGATGTTGTTTCGCTTAAGGCCGGCGACAGGGTGGCATTGGAGCCGGGACGTACTTGCGGTAAATGTTGGTACTGCAAAACCGGCAGATATAATCTTTGCCGTGATGTGGTATTCATGGCTACACCCCCTGTGGATGGAGCTTTTGCGGAGTACGTGGCTTATCCTGCGGATATGGCGTTTAAGCTGCCGGATAATGTGAGCACTATGGAAGGTGCATTGGTGGAACCATTGGCTGTGGGTATACATGCTGCCAACCAGGCGGATGTGAGATTGGGACAATCTGTGGCCATACTGGGTGCCGGTTGCATAGGTTTGATGGCATTCAAGGCTGTTAAGGCTATGGGTGCCGGAGACGTTTATATAACCGATACGATAGATAGCCGCTTGCAGTTTGCTGCTAAATATGGAGCTAAGGTATTTAACCCTAGAAATGAAGACGTTGTAGCATCTATACAGGGGCTTACGAATGATGAGGGGTCGGACATAGTGATAGAAACGGCTGGTGCAATACCCAGTACAAGACAGACGATAGATATAGTAAGACGCGGTGGCACGATAGTGCTGGTAGGATTGGTTCCGGATGGAGAGGTTTCGCTAAATGTGGCACGTCTAATAGACAAGGAGGCCCAAATAAAGACGGTTTTCCGCTACAGGAATATTTACCCGAGCGCTATAAAAGCCATAGCGGATGGTAATATAGATGTTAAATCCATGGTAACGAATACTTTTGATTTCGATGATGTTAAACAAGCGTTTGACTATGTTGTAAGCAATAAAAGTGAAGTAATAAAAGCTGTTATAAAAATGGAGTAA
- a CDS encoding MFS transporter codes for MQRRRHVYYDLRHNVRMNLYNGIASSIAMNLVIPFVGIFAMRLGANNFEVSLLSSLPALVAIIVTVPGSAFIDKINDKKRAIGILILSGRFFFVLMALVPFLPKHIRPMALVIVYALMNLPISIMSVAWQSFIADIIPLRQRSSVFAVRNIWISIASAVAVIAGGWLLDAIPFPTGYQIVFVIAFFAALFEWHYFISIRENKVTPAAKASQPQEDSLSIRDILNQALHEPTFSRFSITTLLYHFSWMMVWPVFTVYKVDVLGANNTWMSIYTLAGSMASVLFFRYWGRLADKKGNKLVLSLAAMGLGLTPLVWLFIHSLELAALADFVGGIFTAGFNLVFFNRVLEIVPDKGRTSYIAFVTTLVQVAATISPLVGIWLYESLGFAATMIITAIFRVIAGWLYFRL; via the coding sequence TTGCAGCGACGAAGGCATGTGTATTACGATCTCCGTCATAATGTGCGGATGAACCTATATAATGGTATAGCCAGTTCTATAGCTATGAATTTGGTAATACCGTTTGTAGGTATTTTTGCCATGAGGCTGGGAGCAAATAATTTCGAAGTATCGCTTTTGAGCTCATTGCCAGCATTGGTTGCTATTATAGTTACTGTGCCTGGTTCAGCTTTTATAGATAAGATAAATGATAAAAAACGTGCTATAGGTATACTGATCTTAAGTGGCAGATTCTTTTTTGTGCTTATGGCATTGGTGCCTTTTTTGCCGAAACATATAAGGCCCATGGCACTTGTAATCGTATACGCCTTGATGAATTTACCTATTTCGATAATGAGCGTGGCATGGCAATCATTTATAGCAGATATTATTCCTTTAAGGCAGCGTAGCAGTGTATTTGCCGTAAGAAATATATGGATAAGTATTGCCAGCGCTGTTGCGGTCATAGCGGGCGGGTGGCTGTTGGATGCCATACCGTTTCCGACTGGTTATCAAATAGTATTTGTTATAGCCTTTTTTGCAGCTTTATTTGAATGGCACTATTTTATTTCTATTAGAGAGAATAAAGTTACTCCTGCTGCAAAGGCATCTCAGCCGCAGGAGGATTCGTTATCTATAAGGGATATTTTGAATCAAGCGTTGCATGAGCCGACTTTTAGCCGTTTTTCTATTACAACGTTGCTTTATCATTTTAGTTGGATGATGGTTTGGCCGGTATTTACCGTATATAAAGTGGATGTGCTCGGTGCTAATAATACATGGATGAGCATATATACCTTAGCGGGTTCTATGGCGTCCGTTTTATTTTTCCGTTATTGGGGCAGGCTAGCTGATAAAAAGGGCAATAAACTGGTATTATCTTTAGCGGCTATGGGATTAGGTCTGACGCCTTTAGTTTGGCTTTTCATTCATAGCCTGGAGTTGGCTGCTTTAGCCGATTTCGTAGGTGGTATTTTTACCGCAGGTTTTAATTTGGTATTTTTTAACAGGGTATTAGAGATCGTGCCAGATAAGGGGCGTACCAGTTATATCGCATTTGTAACCACGTTGGTACAGGTAGCTGCTACGATATCGCCGCTGGTGGGTATATGGCTGTATGAGTCGTTGGGTTTTGCTGCTACTATGATTATAACAGCTATATTTAGAGTAATTGCAGGATGGTTATATTTCAGATTATAA
- the coaE gene encoding dephospho-CoA kinase (Dephospho-CoA kinase (CoaE) performs the final step in coenzyme A biosynthesis.) codes for MPNDMKIIGLTGGIGSGKSTVASILADNGAYVIDADKVGHKVYYKGGPAWDAVVKAFGTGILNENGDIDRRKLAAIVFHDNKKLNMLNAIVHPIIAREVSQRIDNARGKGVELVVVEAALLIESGWYKMADEVWLITADQEIRLHRIMQRDDISIEEARLRMQSQMPDDEKAEYADIIIVNNNGIEDLKHKVKEALQREGGQ; via the coding sequence ATGCCAAATGATATGAAAATTATAGGCTTGACTGGCGGTATAGGCAGCGGTAAAAGCACTGTGGCAAGTATACTAGCTGATAATGGCGCCTATGTTATAGATGCTGATAAAGTGGGTCATAAGGTGTATTATAAAGGTGGGCCGGCATGGGATGCTGTCGTTAAGGCTTTTGGGACAGGCATATTAAATGAGAACGGTGATATCGACCGCAGGAAGCTGGCAGCTATAGTTTTTCATGATAACAAAAAGCTGAACATGTTGAATGCCATAGTGCATCCAATTATAGCGCGGGAGGTATCGCAGCGTATCGACAATGCCAGGGGTAAAGGTGTTGAATTGGTGGTTGTAGAAGCAGCTTTATTGATTGAGTCGGGATGGTATAAAATGGCGGACGAGGTTTGGCTGATTACTGCCGATCAAGAGATACGTTTGCATAGAATAATGCAGCGCGACGATATATCCATAGAGGAAGCGCGCCTGCGTATGCAAAGTCAGATGCCGGATGATGAGAAGGCCGAATATGCCGATATTATTATAGTAAATAATAATGGTATAGAAGATTTGAAACATAAGGTTAAAGAAGCATTGCAGCGAGAGGGAGGGCAATGA